The following DNA comes from Thermoanaerobaculales bacterium.
TGTGCGCCGCCGGACTCAACTGCTGGCGCCCCTCGATCTCGCCCGACGGGCGGCTGCTCGCCTACTACTCCGACCAGGGCGGCTACCCGCAGCTCTACGTCTACGACCTGGCCGCCGGGACCTCGCGGCGGGTCTGCGAGGCGCCGGTCAAGGCCAAGCTGTGGGCGGTCGACAAGCCGCTGTGGAGCCCCGACGGGACAGTCGTCTACGTGCCGCTGGCGCCCGGCCTCGCACCTCCCGAGCCGCCGGAGAAGGCCGCGGCCGCCGAGAAGGCGCAGGGCCCGACCGTCACCGTCTACCGCACCAAGGCAGCGGCCGCGGCTGAGGAGGCCCCACCCGAGGCGAGCCCGATGACTGAGTTCTGGATCAAGGAGAACAACTCCGAGATCGCCGAGGTCGACGTGGAGAGCGGCGCGGTGCGGGTGGTCGCCGCCGCCGGCAGCGAGCCCCGGCCGACCTTCTTCACGCTGTCGCCCGACGACCGGTGGATCGCGTACTCCTCGATTTTCAGGGCGACCGGCGAGTCGAGCTCGACCTTCGTGTACGACATCGCGGTGGCGCCCACGGCCGGCGGCGACCGGATCGTCGTCGCGACCGACGTGGAGGCCACCGATCGCTTCTACGACGGCACCGAGTGGCTGTGGAGCCCGGACGGCCGGCGGCTCGCCTTCACCAGGGGCAAGCGGCTGTGGGTGGTCGACTTCTCCGCGAACGGGCCGGGCGAGCCGCGGAAGCTGGCCGACGAGCTCGGCGACCTCAACGACCTGCCGCTCGCCTTCACCGCCGACGGCAGCGCGATCCTGGTCGGCCTGATGCCGGCCGGCGCGGTCGCCTACTACAGCGTGCCGTCGACCGAGCTCGCCCTGGTACCGGTCGGCGGCGGTGCGGCGACGAGGTTCGAGGCCGCCGGCACGCCGGTGAAGGCCGGCGCGGCGACACTCTGGCAGCCCGAGCCTGGCGCGATCCACCTCATCCGGACCGCCGAGGGATCCGCCGAGCGGACGATCGTGCGCCGCGACCTCGCCACCGGCGCGGAGCGCGTGCTGTGGCGTGGCCCGGGCCGGATCGGCGTGATCGGAGTGGGCGCTGGCGGCGAGGAGATCGTGGCCCGCTTCGAGAACCTGACGACGCCGCCCGACTTCTACAGCTTCGAGAAGGGGTTCACGTCGCTGCGCCGAATCACGACCGTCGAGCCGCGGCTCGGCGACGTGACGGTCGGCCCAATGGAGATGTTCGAGACGGTGATCCCGACCTTCGACGGGTCGCTGCAGAAGGTGCAGTCGGCCGTCTTCCTGCCGGCCGCGTGGCAGCCCGGGAAGCCCCTGCCGACCATCGTCTACTTCTACGCCGGCTCGCGGTTCTCGGAGCTGGCGCAGGACTACGGCGGCGGCGCGCCGAACTCGATCCCGGTCCAGATTTTCGCCACCCGCGGCTACGCGGTGCTGTTCGTCGACGTGCCATTGAGCCCCCAGGGCGAGACCGGCGGCAACCCGCTCGAGGAGATGACGGATGCGATCCTGGCCCAGGTCTACCAGGCAGCCGCCCGAGGCTTCGTCGATCTCGATCGGGTGGCCATCACCGGCCAGTCGTACGGCGGCTACGGCACCGCCGCGGTGGTCAGCCACACCAACCTGTTCCGGGCGGCGATGGCCCTCGACGGGGTCTACGACCTGGCGTCCGGCTTCGCCACGATGGGCCCCGACGGCGACACCTTCAGCTTCGTCTGGTCGGAAACCGGGCAGGGCCGGATGGGCACCCACCCGTGGGCCAACCTCCAGCGATATCTCACGAACTCGCCCTACTTCCGCGCCGACCGGATCCACACCCCGCTGCTGCTCATCCACGGCGCCATCGACAAGACCTGCCCGGTCGAGCAGGCCGAGCAGATGTACAACGCGCTGAAGCGGCTCGACCGGACGGCCGAGCTCGCGGTCTACGCCGGCGAGGGGCATGTCCCGGGTGACTGGTCGCTGGTCAACGCCGTCGACGCGACCCAGCGCATGCTATCGTGGCTCGAGCGCTACATGACAGCCGAGGAGTAGCAGGTGGCGGGAGTGCAGCGCACAGGGACGGCCCGGCTGGTCTCCGTTATCCTGGGGGCGGCGGGCGCCGCCCTCTGGTTGTGGGCGCCGGGCTGTTCCTCGCCCGCCCCGCCGCCGCCCGGCGGCCTGCTCCTGATCACGCTGGACACGGTTCGCGCCGATCGCATCGGCGCCTACGGGTATGCCGACATCGAGACGCCCTTCATCGACGGCCTCGCGGAGCGCGGCGTGCTCTTTGAGCGGGCGCTCACCCCGGTGCCGCTGACGCTGCCGTCGCATGCCTCGCTGCTCACCGGCACCTATCCTCCGCGGCACGGTGTCCGGAACAACGGTGACTTCAAGGTCCCGCAGGAGCTCACCACCCTGGCCGAGCTGTTCCAGGCCAAGGGCTTTCGCACCGGGGCCTTCGTCGGGGCCTTCGTGCTCGACCGCCGCTGGGGCCTCGACCAGGGTTTCGAGCACTACTCGGGTGACTTCCAGGTCCGAGACGTCTCCGAGCTGGTCTCGATCGGCGACCTGCAGCGGAGAGCGGGCGAGGTGGTGGGCGATGCGCTGGCGTGGCTCGACGGGGTCGGTCCCGAACAGCCCTTCTTCGCCTGGGTCCACGTGTTCGATCCCCATGATCCCTACGATCCGCCGTCCCCCTACCGCGAGCGCTACAGCGGCCGGCCGTACGTCGGCGAGATCGCCTACTCGGATGCCGAGCTCGCGCGGCTCGACTCGTGGCTGCAGGCGAGCGGCCGCGCGCCGACGACGATGATGGTCCTCGCCGGCGACCACGGCGAGAGCCTCGGCGAGCACGGTGAGAACGGGCACGGTCTCTTCCTCTACCAAGCGACCCTGCGCGTGCCCCTGGTCATCGTCGACCCCCTGCGGGGCGGCGGCGGATCGCGGCGGCCGGAGGTGGTGTCGCTGGTCGACGTCTTCCCGACCTTGTGCGAGCGGTTCGGGCTCGACATCCCAGCCGCTGTCCAGGGGCGCAGCCTGGCGCCTCTGCTGGGCGGCGGCGGCCGGTGGCAGGAGCGCCCGGTCTACTCGGAGACCTTCTACCCATCCTTCAGCTACGGCTGGAGCCCTCTCAGCGGCATCCAGGACCGGCGCTACCACTACCTCGAGTCGTCCGAGCCCGAGCTCTACGACCTGGACAGCGACCCGGGCGAGCTGCAGGACCTGGCAGCGTCCGAGGCGGAGACCGTCGAGCGTCTCCGCGAGGCGCACGCCGTCCTGACCGCGGATCTGGCACGGGATGCCGCCCGGAAAGGGGCGCTCCCGGACCCCGACACGGTCGCCAGCCTGGCCGCCCTCGGCTATGCCTCGGGCGCGGCCGAGCCGTCGCTGCCGGCGAGCCGCTCGGGCCTGGTGCCGCCGCGGCAGCGGATCGACGTCTACAACCGGCTGGTGGAAGCGAGGCTCGCGCTCAGCGCCGGCGATCTCGAGCTCTCCGAGCAGCTTCTCGGAGAGGCGCTCGCCGGCGACACGGCGGTCGCCGAGACCTACTCGTTGATCGGCAGGGTGCGGCTGGCCCGGGGCCGCTTCGACGAGGCGGCGGTCATGTTCGAGAAAGGCCTTGCGCACCAGCCCGGCAGCTTCGCGTTGAGCATGGGACTGGCGACGGCGATGCTCCGGTCGGGGCGCACCGACGAGGCCCTCGAGGTGGTCGCTCGCGCCGCCGAGCAGCGCCCGGACGAGGCGTGGCCGATGCTCGTGCTCGGCTCGTTCGCCCGCCAGGCCGGCCGGCTCGACGCGGCTGGGCAGGCGCTCGAGCGCGCGCTCGAGCTCGATCCGGAGTCGGCCGGCGCCAGCCTCGAGATGGCCGTGGTGGCGCTGGCGCAGGGAGCGGCCGACCGCGCCGGGAAGCAGGCGTCCAGGGCGCTCGAGCTCGACCCGCGGTTGCGGGGGGCCCACCTGTGCTTGGCCCAGAGCCTGGAGGCGCGGGGACAGCTCGATGCGGCGATGGCCGAGTACGAGGCGGAGCGCAGCCTGTCGCCGGCGGACCATCGGCCGGTCTATGGGCTCGCGCGGCTGCACGGCCGAGTCGGGCAAGCGGGCGAGGAGCGGCGGCTGCTCGAGGAGACGATCCGGCTCGAGCCCGACTTCGTGCCGGCGTACCTTCACCTCGCGCGCAACTACCTGGAGGCGGGGGAGGGGTACCAGGAGGCGATCGAGCTCGCCAACCAGGCGCTGGCGCGCGGGCCCGCGGGCGCGGACCTGGCGCTGGCGTACTACCTGCTCGCCGACCTCCACAACCGCGTGGGGAACCAGGCGCTGTCCCGGGACTTCGCGGTGCAGGGAAGAAAGGTTGAACGAGGGCTGCGGGGAGGCGGCAGCGCGCCGCCCCGGTGAGGCCGGGAAGGAGTTCACATGGCACGCTTCGAGTCGACCGAGAAGTTCCGGGACTTCGTGCTCTCCACCGCCGGCGGCCTCCCGCCCCAGCAGCGGGCGATCGCCGACTTCCTGGTGCAGCACCTCGAGGAGGTGCCGTTCCTCGCGGTGCCGGAGCTGGCCGATCTGACCGAGGTCTCGGAAGCGACGATCGTCCGCTTCGCCCAGAGCCTCGGGTTTCGAGGCTACCGGGACCTCAAGATCGAGCTGCTGCAGCTGCCCAACGCTGCGGAGCAGCGTCCGGAGCTCGAGCCTCCGGCGCCCGACAGCCCCCGCAACGTCCTGCTGTCGGTGGCGCGCCTGGAGACGGACAACATCCGCGCCACGGTCGTGCTCAACCCGGTGGAGTCGATCGAGCGTGTGGCGGATCTGCTGCGCAGCGCCGACCACACCTACGTCTTCGGCATGGGAGTGTCGGCGCCTCTGATCGCGATGGCGAGATACATCTTCACCGAGGTCGGTGTGCGCTGTACGGCGCTCTCCGGTGACTTCACCTCGCCGTCCGAGCAGGCGTTCGCGCTGCGGGCGTCGGACCTGCTGCTGGTGATCTCGCTGCCGCCCTACTCACGCCAGACCCTGGACATGCTGAAGGTGGCACAGGATCGCGGAACGACCACTATCGCAGTCACCGACAGCCTCGCCTCTCCGGCGGCGGGCCTGGCGACGTGGACGCTGCCGGTGCGCACCCACAACATGATGTTCACGAACGCCGTCGCCGCGATCATCGTTCTCCTCAACGCCATCGCCACCCAGTACGCGGTGCGCCACCGGGCGCATTCCCTGGAGGCGTTCGCGCACATGAGCAAGATCATGGCGAGCAGCCCCGACGTCGCCGAGACGGAGAGCGACGGGTAGGCTGGGCGCGCTGGGCCCGGGCGCGCGCGCCGGCACCCCCGCGAAGGCTGGCAGTTGGCCGTTGTCGAGAGCCGGGCGGTCGCCGGCCGGCCGGCGCGCAGGGGCCGCAGCGCCGACGCGCGCACCGGCGGGCGCAGGCGTGACGCCGCGCGGAAGTCCGTGTACCATGGGTGCCAATCGAAGGGGTTGCAGCGGAGGGCCTGAATCGGGTGAGTGCCGAGAACGCTGTTGCGGGGTGATGGCTCCGCGGCAGAAGGGGGGATA
Coding sequences within:
- a CDS encoding prolyl oligopeptidase family serine peptidase yields the protein MMTIRVHGVSWALAGLLVALPLGAAAAEPLDLELAYTQNQLRRMEQPDLSRDGRWLAYEVFTPPEKAPGSDLEAEPRYLPNGTPASSVGLQLLVTSVADGNARAVCAAGLNCWRPSISPDGRLLAYYSDQGGYPQLYVYDLAAGTSRRVCEAPVKAKLWAVDKPLWSPDGTVVYVPLAPGLAPPEPPEKAAAAEKAQGPTVTVYRTKAAAAAEEAPPEASPMTEFWIKENNSEIAEVDVESGAVRVVAAAGSEPRPTFFTLSPDDRWIAYSSIFRATGESSSTFVYDIAVAPTAGGDRIVVATDVEATDRFYDGTEWLWSPDGRRLAFTRGKRLWVVDFSANGPGEPRKLADELGDLNDLPLAFTADGSAILVGLMPAGAVAYYSVPSTELALVPVGGGAATRFEAAGTPVKAGAATLWQPEPGAIHLIRTAEGSAERTIVRRDLATGAERVLWRGPGRIGVIGVGAGGEEIVARFENLTTPPDFYSFEKGFTSLRRITTVEPRLGDVTVGPMEMFETVIPTFDGSLQKVQSAVFLPAAWQPGKPLPTIVYFYAGSRFSELAQDYGGGAPNSIPVQIFATRGYAVLFVDVPLSPQGETGGNPLEEMTDAILAQVYQAAARGFVDLDRVAITGQSYGGYGTAAVVSHTNLFRAAMALDGVYDLASGFATMGPDGDTFSFVWSETGQGRMGTHPWANLQRYLTNSPYFRADRIHTPLLLIHGAIDKTCPVEQAEQMYNALKRLDRTAELAVYAGEGHVPGDWSLVNAVDATQRMLSWLERYMTAEE
- a CDS encoding sulfatase-like hydrolase/transferase; this encodes MQRTGTARLVSVILGAAGAALWLWAPGCSSPAPPPPGGLLLITLDTVRADRIGAYGYADIETPFIDGLAERGVLFERALTPVPLTLPSHASLLTGTYPPRHGVRNNGDFKVPQELTTLAELFQAKGFRTGAFVGAFVLDRRWGLDQGFEHYSGDFQVRDVSELVSIGDLQRRAGEVVGDALAWLDGVGPEQPFFAWVHVFDPHDPYDPPSPYRERYSGRPYVGEIAYSDAELARLDSWLQASGRAPTTMMVLAGDHGESLGEHGENGHGLFLYQATLRVPLVIVDPLRGGGGSRRPEVVSLVDVFPTLCERFGLDIPAAVQGRSLAPLLGGGGRWQERPVYSETFYPSFSYGWSPLSGIQDRRYHYLESSEPELYDLDSDPGELQDLAASEAETVERLREAHAVLTADLARDAARKGALPDPDTVASLAALGYASGAAEPSLPASRSGLVPPRQRIDVYNRLVEARLALSAGDLELSEQLLGEALAGDTAVAETYSLIGRVRLARGRFDEAAVMFEKGLAHQPGSFALSMGLATAMLRSGRTDEALEVVARAAEQRPDEAWPMLVLGSFARQAGRLDAAGQALERALELDPESAGASLEMAVVALAQGAADRAGKQASRALELDPRLRGAHLCLAQSLEARGQLDAAMAEYEAERSLSPADHRPVYGLARLHGRVGQAGEERRLLEETIRLEPDFVPAYLHLARNYLEAGEGYQEAIELANQALARGPAGADLALAYYLLADLHNRVGNQALSRDFAVQGRKVERGLRGGGSAPPR
- a CDS encoding MurR/RpiR family transcriptional regulator — encoded protein: MARFESTEKFRDFVLSTAGGLPPQQRAIADFLVQHLEEVPFLAVPELADLTEVSEATIVRFAQSLGFRGYRDLKIELLQLPNAAEQRPELEPPAPDSPRNVLLSVARLETDNIRATVVLNPVESIERVADLLRSADHTYVFGMGVSAPLIAMARYIFTEVGVRCTALSGDFTSPSEQAFALRASDLLLVISLPPYSRQTLDMLKVAQDRGTTTIAVTDSLASPAAGLATWTLPVRTHNMMFTNAVAAIIVLLNAIATQYAVRHRAHSLEAFAHMSKIMASSPDVAETESDG